From a region of the Lactuca sativa cultivar Salinas chromosome 4, Lsat_Salinas_v11, whole genome shotgun sequence genome:
- the LOC111906402 gene encoding BTB/POZ domain-containing protein SR1IP1 isoform X2, with protein MLFSQDIPSDVTVHTGGASFSLHKFPLVSKCGYIRKMASNPKDSGLLMVEIPDIPGGPEGFELAAKFCYGINFELSTENIAMVRCVSEFLEMTEDYAIGNLVTRSEAYLNEVGLKTLAGSVSILQSSVDFLPMADKVKLINRCIDTIAFIVTKESSASTGSLVSSSCSSHPRAVVDWWAEDLIVLRIDIFQRVLLAMISRGFKQYALGPILMLYAQKCLRGLELYGKSKKKINSKQEHEKRIVLETIVSLLPRERNAMSVSFLSMLLQAAIYLETTMACRLDLENRIGLQLEQAALDDILIPSFHFDGDTMFDVDTIQRVMMNYLEYELETTNNQENDMEKVGKLMESYLAEIASDRNLLVSKFINLSEHIPEQAKVSEDGMYRAIDIFLKAHPKLSDTERKKVCSLMDCQKLSREACAHAAQNDRLPVQTVVQVLYYEQQRLRDTMDGSGQIAVEPTTTTTTTTTIRPLSDELSQLKKENQDLKFELLKMKMKLKEVERSSGDKFAAGSPIGGIRFSADKPPLPRKSFINSLSKKLGKFTPFLRADGVVPSSTRGMNKPTKDRRHSMS; from the exons AT GCTTTTCTCCCAAGATATTCCAAGCGATGTTACAGTCCACACAGGAGGTGCTTCTTTTTCATTACACAAG TTTCCATTGGTGTCAAAGTGTGGTTACATAAGAAAAATGGCATCCAACCCCAAAGATTCTGGTCTTTTAATGGTTGAAATCCCTGATATCCCTGGAGGCCCTGAAGGATTTGAACTTGCAGCAAAGTTTTGTTATGGAATAAACTTCGAGTTATCAACAGAAAACATTGCCATGGTGAGATGTGTTTCAGAGTTTCTTGAAATGACAGAAGATTATGCAATTGGAAATCTTGTAACAAGATCCGAAGCGTATTTAAATGAAGTTGGACTTAAAACATTGGCTGGTTCTGTTTCCATTTTGCAATCATCAGTAGATTTCTTACCAATGGCTGATAAAGTAAAGTTAATTAATCGGTGTATAGACACTATAGCCTTTATAGTCACCAAAGAATCTTCCGCAAGCACTGGTTCTTTGGTTTCTTCCTCATGTTCTTCACACCCGAGAGCTGTAGTTGATTGGTGGGCTGAAGATTTAATTGTGCTTAGGATCGATATATTTCAAAGGGTTCTTCTTGCAATGATTTCAAGGGGGTTTAAACAATATGCTCTTGGTCCGATTTTAATGCTTTATGCCCAAAAATGTCTTCGGGGTTTG GAGTTATACGGAAAGAGCAAGAAAAAAATCAACtcaaaacaagaacatgaaaagaGGATAGTTCTAGAAACAATAGTAAGCCTCCTACCAAGAGAAAGAAACGCAATGTCGGTCAGCTTTCTTTCAATGTTGCTTCAGGCAGCCATATATCTTGAAACAACAATGGCATGTAGGTTAGACTTAGAAAATCGAATAGGCTTACAACTCGAGCAGGCAGCTTTGGATGACATACTAATTCCATCTTTTCATTTTGATGGTGACACGATGTTCGATGTTGATACTATCCAAAGGGTCATGATGAATTACCTTGAATACGAATTAGAAACCACAAATAATCAAGAAAATGACATGGAAAAAGTTGGAAAGCTAATGGAAAGTTATCTTGCTGAAATAGCTTCTGATAGGAACTTATTGGTGTCAAAATTCATTAATCTTTCTGAGCATATTCCTGAACAAGCTAAGGTTTCAGAAGATGGAATGTATAGAGCCATTGATATTTTCCTAAAG GCTCATCCAAAGTTAAGTGATACCGAAAGAAAGAAAGTTTGCAGCTTAATGGACTGTCAAAAGTTATCCCGTGAAGCATGTGCCCATGCTGCCCAAAATGACCGGCTTCCTGTACAGACCGTGGTTCAAGTTCTTTACTATGAACAACAACGGTTAAGAGACACCATGGATGGTAGTGGTCAGATAGCGGTggaacccaccaccaccaccactactaccACCACTATCCGGCCATTATCCGATGAGCTTTCACAGTTGAAAAAGGAGAACCAGGACCTAAAATTTGAGCTCTTGAAGATGAAAATGAAGTTGAAAGAGGTAGAAAGATCATCTGGTGACAAGTTTGCAGCTGGCAGTCCTATTGGTGGTATCCGTTTTTCTGCTGATAAGCCACCGTTGCCTCGGAAATCCTTTATAAATTCATTATCGAAAAAGTTGGGGAAATTTACGCCGTTTCTTCGTGCAGATGGGGTTGTACCTTCGAGTACAAGAGGCATGAATAAACCAACTAAAGATCGAAGACATTCAATGTCCTGA
- the LOC111906402 gene encoding BTB/POZ domain-containing protein SR1IP1 isoform X1: MTNSMEKTSDWLFSQDIPSDVTVHTGGASFSLHKFPLVSKCGYIRKMASNPKDSGLLMVEIPDIPGGPEGFELAAKFCYGINFELSTENIAMVRCVSEFLEMTEDYAIGNLVTRSEAYLNEVGLKTLAGSVSILQSSVDFLPMADKVKLINRCIDTIAFIVTKESSASTGSLVSSSCSSHPRAVVDWWAEDLIVLRIDIFQRVLLAMISRGFKQYALGPILMLYAQKCLRGLELYGKSKKKINSKQEHEKRIVLETIVSLLPRERNAMSVSFLSMLLQAAIYLETTMACRLDLENRIGLQLEQAALDDILIPSFHFDGDTMFDVDTIQRVMMNYLEYELETTNNQENDMEKVGKLMESYLAEIASDRNLLVSKFINLSEHIPEQAKVSEDGMYRAIDIFLKAHPKLSDTERKKVCSLMDCQKLSREACAHAAQNDRLPVQTVVQVLYYEQQRLRDTMDGSGQIAVEPTTTTTTTTTIRPLSDELSQLKKENQDLKFELLKMKMKLKEVERSSGDKFAAGSPIGGIRFSADKPPLPRKSFINSLSKKLGKFTPFLRADGVVPSSTRGMNKPTKDRRHSMS, encoded by the exons ATGACTAATTCCATGGAGAAAACTAGTGATTG GCTTTTCTCCCAAGATATTCCAAGCGATGTTACAGTCCACACAGGAGGTGCTTCTTTTTCATTACACAAG TTTCCATTGGTGTCAAAGTGTGGTTACATAAGAAAAATGGCATCCAACCCCAAAGATTCTGGTCTTTTAATGGTTGAAATCCCTGATATCCCTGGAGGCCCTGAAGGATTTGAACTTGCAGCAAAGTTTTGTTATGGAATAAACTTCGAGTTATCAACAGAAAACATTGCCATGGTGAGATGTGTTTCAGAGTTTCTTGAAATGACAGAAGATTATGCAATTGGAAATCTTGTAACAAGATCCGAAGCGTATTTAAATGAAGTTGGACTTAAAACATTGGCTGGTTCTGTTTCCATTTTGCAATCATCAGTAGATTTCTTACCAATGGCTGATAAAGTAAAGTTAATTAATCGGTGTATAGACACTATAGCCTTTATAGTCACCAAAGAATCTTCCGCAAGCACTGGTTCTTTGGTTTCTTCCTCATGTTCTTCACACCCGAGAGCTGTAGTTGATTGGTGGGCTGAAGATTTAATTGTGCTTAGGATCGATATATTTCAAAGGGTTCTTCTTGCAATGATTTCAAGGGGGTTTAAACAATATGCTCTTGGTCCGATTTTAATGCTTTATGCCCAAAAATGTCTTCGGGGTTTG GAGTTATACGGAAAGAGCAAGAAAAAAATCAACtcaaaacaagaacatgaaaagaGGATAGTTCTAGAAACAATAGTAAGCCTCCTACCAAGAGAAAGAAACGCAATGTCGGTCAGCTTTCTTTCAATGTTGCTTCAGGCAGCCATATATCTTGAAACAACAATGGCATGTAGGTTAGACTTAGAAAATCGAATAGGCTTACAACTCGAGCAGGCAGCTTTGGATGACATACTAATTCCATCTTTTCATTTTGATGGTGACACGATGTTCGATGTTGATACTATCCAAAGGGTCATGATGAATTACCTTGAATACGAATTAGAAACCACAAATAATCAAGAAAATGACATGGAAAAAGTTGGAAAGCTAATGGAAAGTTATCTTGCTGAAATAGCTTCTGATAGGAACTTATTGGTGTCAAAATTCATTAATCTTTCTGAGCATATTCCTGAACAAGCTAAGGTTTCAGAAGATGGAATGTATAGAGCCATTGATATTTTCCTAAAG GCTCATCCAAAGTTAAGTGATACCGAAAGAAAGAAAGTTTGCAGCTTAATGGACTGTCAAAAGTTATCCCGTGAAGCATGTGCCCATGCTGCCCAAAATGACCGGCTTCCTGTACAGACCGTGGTTCAAGTTCTTTACTATGAACAACAACGGTTAAGAGACACCATGGATGGTAGTGGTCAGATAGCGGTggaacccaccaccaccaccactactaccACCACTATCCGGCCATTATCCGATGAGCTTTCACAGTTGAAAAAGGAGAACCAGGACCTAAAATTTGAGCTCTTGAAGATGAAAATGAAGTTGAAAGAGGTAGAAAGATCATCTGGTGACAAGTTTGCAGCTGGCAGTCCTATTGGTGGTATCCGTTTTTCTGCTGATAAGCCACCGTTGCCTCGGAAATCCTTTATAAATTCATTATCGAAAAAGTTGGGGAAATTTACGCCGTTTCTTCGTGCAGATGGGGTTGTACCTTCGAGTACAAGAGGCATGAATAAACCAACTAAAGATCGAAGACATTCAATGTCCTGA